Part of the Camarhynchus parvulus chromosome 11, STF_HiC, whole genome shotgun sequence genome, TGCATGCCccatttctccttccctccctcccttcagGCTGTGCGTGGGGATCCACTTCTTCAGAGCTTCTTCAAGTCCTGCTGCCAAAACCCCAACTTCTCTAGACCTGTCTTAGCCTCACTACCCCATTCCCTGGAGCCTCCTTGCTCCATGGCCACAGGACCAGAATGTTCTTGAGACCCATCCTGGGCAGCCCCCTGGCTCCCCCAGCTGAGTGACCACATCCTTGCTCTGCCTTGATCCCAAGTCTTAGGCAAGACCAGAAGGGCCTTGGGAGGAAGGCAGCTCCTGTGGAAATGCTGTAAGATTAGCCCAGACCttgagcaggagcagaaggacCATGCAGAGCCATCCCACAGCAGGTCCCAGCACATTTCTCTTGGGGACTCATCCCCCCGGAGGCTGCCCTGGGGTCTCCAGAAATTGCTCAGACATAGACTTTGGAGCGGTGGGAGTCACAGCAGCGGTTTGTCCACACGGTGGGCTTTTCCTTGTGGGAGCCCTCAGCTGCGGGCGGAGGCGGCGGTGTTGGGAGGCTCGGGATGAGTCGGAGCTGGTTTCGCAGCACCATCTGCTGCCCGTGGATGGAAGGGCCGCGCGGCTCAGAACGCGCACATTTCCTCGGCgtcctcccctccctcttctcccctccctctcaGACTGTTCTCTCGCTCTGCAGATGTGGAGAACCCCTCGGCTATCACCGATGCGGCGAAGGTGCTGGAGGGGAAGCTGAACGGGATGGGGCTGAACCTGCTGATAAACAACGCCGGCATCTACACCCCCACGGCCTCACTGGACACGGTCGATGCTGAGGACATGGTCAGGACCTACAAGACCAATGCAGTGGGGCCAATGCTGATGGCCCAGGTACGGGTGAAGCTCTGGGGGTGAAATCTGGCCCAACTTGAGGGTGTCCCAGGCTGGCCATGGTCATGAGGGAAATCTTGGAGAGCTTTGCCAAATTTCTTGGGGCTGTGCAAGGGAGCGCTAGGGCTGCTCTTCAAGCCTAAGCCTTCTGCAGCCTCTATGAACTGTGCAAGTCTAattgggagcaggcagggccacCTGGGCTTTCTTGACATCCTGCTGTTCTTCCTCACCCTCCCTGGGTTGCAGTTGCTGTAAGTGGGACTGGCTTGAGGCACAGGTGTCCCACTAGGTTGTTTCTCCCCAGGccttcctgcctctgctgaagaaggctgcccaggacagcaAAGAAAAGGGCCTGAGTTGCAGCAAGGCAGCCATCATCAACATCTCCACCATCTTAGGGTCCATCAAGAAAACACCTGATTCCTTCTTCCACCCTGTCATCTCCTACCGCTGCAGCAAGGTATGGGGAGTTGTgacctgccctggctcctgagCTCCATGGGGTCAGAGCTGCCCTTGCCAGGCTGGATCTCAGGGAAACACCTGGGATGGAGAGATGGAGGGAGTCCCCAAGTTCCCAGGGCATCTTCATGCCTACCCAGGGGAAACACACACTGTCTCTTGAAGACCCAGCattgctttttctccctcaCCAAGAGGCAGCAATGGGAAGGGAACCTGGTTCATGGAGCTTTTTGCTTTCCATGGATGATGCTTGCTTCCTCACCCAGGCTGCCCTCAACATGCTGACCATGTGCCAGGCTCTGACCTACAAAGAAGCTGGGATCTTGTGTGTGGCACTGCACCCTGGTTGGGTGAAAACAGACATGGGCACCCAGGAGGTGAGTTCTGGCCAAGCAGGTCAGCAGGGAACCCATGGGTGGCACCCAATGCTATAAACCTGCACAGGAGGtggcccaggtggccaagaTGGCTCTCTGGAGAGAGGATCCAAGTGAAAATGAGCTGCCTCTTGGGCTCCAAGTTGCCCATGTCTCTGTTGGGCCCCTGCAGAACACGTGGATACTGGGACATCTGGGAAATAGCATCAGCACATATCAGGCTGCTTGTTTAGGGGGCAAAAAGGGGTTTTGGGCAGCCTGAAAGATACGGAGAGAACCTGAATCcaacagagcagggagaagaggagcAACACCATCCCATCCTGTGCCCCATTCCGTGAAGAACTTCAGGTCCATGAGGTTTCCACTCATCCTGCAGGATCCATGTTTTGCAGTGGGGGTggtccctgcagcactggggtttTGAGAAGCCTGCACAAAGCATCTCATTTGCAGCAGAGATCTTCTGTTTGGTTAAACCTGTGGCTGGCTTCCCAGCCCAAGCCACCTCCATCCAAGCCAGCAGTGCAGATACCCAACCATCCTCCCACACAGTGGActtgtcccagctcctgtggctctCTGCTCACTCTGGGTGGAAGGAGCCTTGCTGTCACTGCCCACAAGACAagtgggtgctgctggatggcCTGGAATGATGGTGGTGTCTCATTTTCCCCTTTGCAGGCTGACCTGACGGTGGACACAAGTGTGCGGGGGTTGTTGTCTGTGCTGCCAATCCTTTCTGAGAAACACAGTGGAACTCTGCTCAACTGGGAAGGGAAAGCCATCCCCTGGTGACTGCCCTCTCTCCCTGTGAGGGACTCCACAGTGCCATGGGACTTCCTGCTTGCCCAGGTCCACCAGGGTGCTCAGCCCTCTGTGATCTGCAAGGGACCTACCTGGGACTCCAGTGGGTGGGCAGGGTGTGATCCCTGCCTCCAACTTGCTGATTAATAAAGTCAGTTAGTACCTGTgccttctcccagctgcagagtcCCCACTCAGACTGTCTTGCCCCTGCAAAAAATAGCCTGGCATTAATGGCTGAAGTTGATGATCTTGGAGATGtgtttccaacctaaatgatccTGTGATCCAAGCAGTCTGCCTGCTTTgtcttcagctgctctgagctgaagGGGACATGTAACTCACCCAAAGCTttcccatcctgcctggctgcagggtgTGCCCAGGTCTGCCTGGTTTCTGCCATGCTTCCACCAAAGCATGGTGTATTTGCCATAGATTTCTTGGGATGACCTTGTTCTAGACATGGTGTCTTTGGGAGCAGCCTCATGGTTGGAATGGGAAGACTGGGCACTACAGTCCAGTTCTGCAATCCCAGGCAGACAGCTCTTGCCACAGTggtgccccagcccaggcatgGTACCCCTGGGTGGGGGAAATCTGGTCCCATGGGGGATCCCAGCATGGGAACAATGCTTCTGTGGGATGGAGAAGCTGAGAACCTTAGTAAGGTGGGCTGGGCAGCCCTTGACTGCAGAAATTTGACCAGGAAATGGTAACAGCCCCAAAtaaatggattttggggtggtaTTGGGGCTTTGCCCCTTCAGGAAAGAGCTTCTCTTTAAGGAGCGTGGCCAAAAGGAGCCAGGACTCCTGCAAAACCAAGCCTGGTCTCTGGTGGGCAGAACAACCTGGCCTGTAGGACAGGCAAcaccctgctccctccctcagAGGCCAccaccttttctttctcatctgGAGGACCAGTGAAGCATCTGGGTCTGGGCTTTGCTGGGGTTGCACCTCTTTCTGGAGTGGGAGCTTGCCTGCCACCAAGAGCTTTCCTGGGAATCTTGAGGCCATGCCCCACCTGGCTATGCCAGAGGAGCTGCGTTCCCCATGCCCAGGCTGACATGATCTTTtccaaggctgtgctgtgctttccaAGGCcctcaggagccagcagtgccagcagagcgCCCACATGAGGCACCCACTGCTGCACAGGTGCCCCCTGCCAGGGAGACACTGACCTCAGCCTCATCCTCAGGGGAGCTCTGAACCATCTGGGCTCTTCCACATGATCCAGCCACCTGATTTCCCATGTCAAtgcttgttcttttctttcccagctcaTATCTCTGGCCAGAGTGGTCAGTGCCAACTTGGGCACCTCCCTATCAGCGCTGcaatggcagcaggaggaggggaatCCCTGGgaaggaatggctgagggacaGGAGCGTGGGTGAGGGGCCTGATCCTGGCAGTGCAttgctgtgctcagcccagTGCTGGCTCAGAGACATGGCCAAGCCTCCCCCgagtgccctccctgccccttgGCAGAGCTTCTCCTGCCCCAGTTACTCCGCACAAGCCAGCTGGAGCCCGGCCAGTCACCACAGGCTGGCTCCATGCCCATCTCTCTCTCCATGTTCCTCCCTTCTGTCCCACGCCACGTGCTGGATCCTGGGA contains:
- the LOC115907865 gene encoding uncharacterized protein LOC115907865, whose amino-acid sequence is MAVARTVLLTGSNRGIGLELVKQLLGSPRPPAWIFATCRDPDGPRAQELRDLASKHPNLVLVKLDVENPSAITDAAKVLEGKLNGMGLNLLINNAGIYTPTASLDTVDAEDMVRTYKTNAVGPMLMAQAFLPLLKKAAQDSKEKGLSCSKAAIINISTILGSIKKTPDSFFHPVISYRCSKAALNMLTMCQALTYKEAGILCVALHPGWVKTDMGTQEADLTVDTSVRGLLSVLPILSEKHSGTLLNWEGKAIPW